In Anopheles gambiae chromosome 2, idAnoGambNW_F1_1, whole genome shotgun sequence, a single window of DNA contains:
- the LOC3290410 gene encoding uncharacterized protein LOC3290410 codes for MPAHSEGGQCRSGRFFLLNKPFSSITAANKAAALISIVLMLLLFNTPTVEALRCYACGLTQTSGDVRCVSEPQSVEGQSVVTCSRKYCTITRQELVDPPGKLVTFLRGCEENPLYLDEVIEDPTFITYYRSCTTDLCNDGDALGSSGSALTGLNEGASDNLLVPGLPSSGGSGPAPAATSPLLVIIKITSLSLSVARIVA; via the exons ATGCCAGCTCACAGTGAAGGTGGCCAATGTCGATCGGGTCGATTTTTCCTGTTAAATAAACCGTTTTCTTCAATTACCGCTGCCAACAAAGCTGCCGCGCTGATTTCGATTGTGTTAATGTTGCTACTATTTAACACCCCAACGGTCGAAG CGTTGCGATGTTACGCCTGTGGTTTAACGCAAACTTCCGGCGACGTGCGCTGCGTATCGGAGCCACAAAGTGTGGAGGGCCAGAGTGTCGTAACCTGCTCCAGGAAGTATTGTACCATCACGCGGCAGGAGTTAGTG GATCCTCCCGGCAAGTTGGTTACTTTCCTGCGAGGATGCGAAGAGAACCCATTG TATCTCGACGAAGTCATCGAAGATCCCACCTTCATCACCTACTACCGGTCGTGCACGACCGATCTGTGCAACGATGGTGACGCGCTCGGATCCTCCGGTTCCGCCCTGACCGGGCTCAACGAGGGTGCATCAGATAATCTGCTCGTGCCCGGATTGCCGAGCAGTGGCGGCTCTGGGCCGGCACCGGCAGCGACATCTCCATTACTGGTGATCATTAAAATCACATCACTGTCGCTATCGGTGGCACGCATCGTCGCGTAG